GCCGGGGCGTTGGGCTCGGCGAATAGCGATGTGATCGATTCGCCGAAGACGGCCGCCAGCCGGCGGACTGTTTCCAGACTGGGGTCCGTGACCGAGCGTTCGACCTGGCTGAGCAGGGTGGCGGATACCCCGGCCTGGGCCGCCAGGTCGCGTAGCGACAGGTTTCTCGCGGTTCGAAGTTCCTTCAGGCGTTCACCAATCATGCTGCTTGTTTCCGTGGATCATGGGATGTTTGTGCACTACTAATGTACAAAAACTTCATGGGTTGTGCACTTGAATTTTACATATACAACGTTGTCGATCTCTCTTTTTCAGAAATTAAAACCCTATCGAAAACACCTATGCCAGGGTTTGGTGTTCTCAGATTAGACTTTCGTGCAGTTTGACTGCACAAAGATCGCGACGTTTGTATAGCTTCACTTTACGTGAGACCTTCATGACAAATTCGACCTCCACGGCCGGCCATGCTCCGCGCCATTGGTATCGCTGGCTGTTAGTGACGCCCTTCATCTGGCAGGCGGCGTTGGCGCCCCTGGTGAACGACATCGGGTACCAGCCCCTGGGCCTGCCCTTTCCCATGGCCTGGCAAATGGCCGGCATCGTGTACGCGAGCCTGGTGATCGGGCTGGTGTTCCATCTCGACCAGCGCGCCGGACTCGGGGATGAGGAGGCGGGCCTTCTCGCCGCGACGGCGGGGCAGGAAAGGGGACACTCATGACGCTCGCTATTGTTTGCGCCATCCTGTTGGCGACGCTCGCGGGGGCGCTGGGCTACGGCCGGCGCGCGCGCGGCGAGAACACGCTGACTGAATGGGCCGTGGGCGGACGCAGCCTGGGCACGCTGATCTTCTGGTTCATGAACGCGGGCGAGGTATACACGACCTTCGCGGTGCTCGGCATCTCAGGCTATGCCTGGGCGCTTGGCGCGCCTGCCTATCTGGCTTTCTGTTCGGTGTCGTTGAGCTACGCGGTCGGTTACTGGCTCATGCCCAGGATCTGGCGCGCGGGCCGCCAGGAAGGCTTCGTGACGCAGGCGGACTACTTCGCCGCGCGCTACGAGGCGCCCTGGCTGGGTGTGCTGACGGGCGTGATCGGCATTGCCTCGCTGGTGATCTACGTGCAGATCCAGCTCATCAGCCTGGGGCTCATCGTTCGCCTCACGCTGGGCTCGGACCTGTCCACGGTCGCCGCCACGCTCATCGCCGCGGCGCTCATGATCGCCTTCGTCTTCATCGCCGGCCTGCGTTCGGCGGCCTTCGCCGCCGGCGTCAAGGATGTGCTGATGATCGTGGTCGTGGTCGTGCTCAGCGCCACCGTGGCGGGCAAGGTCGGCGCGGCGTCCCTGCTGGACATCTTCCACATGGCCGACCAGGCCTACCCGGGCATCGGCGCCTTTCCGGGCAAGGATCCCGCCTCGCCGACCACGTCCGTCTGGCTCATGACTTCCGCCGTGAACATCGCATTGGGCAATTGGGTGTTTCCGCACCTGTTCCAGATGTGCTATTCGGCGCAAAGCGCCACCGCCATCAGGCGCAACGCCGTGTGGCAGCCGCTGTACTCGCTGGCGTATTTCTTCATCATCCTGCTGGGCTTCGCCGCGCTGCTCGCGGGCGTGCAGCCGCCCGACAACAATCTCAACGCGGCGCTGCTGCAATTCGTCGCCACGTCCTATCCGGCGTGGGTGATCGGCTTGGTGGCCGGAACGGGGTTCCTGTTGGCGCTGGTGCCCGGCTCCCTGTTGCTGCTGTCGGCCGGCACGATTTTCACGCGCAATATCGCGCAGCCGATCTGCGGGGCCCTGTCGGAAGCGGCTTCCCTGCGCCTGTCGCGCGCGGCGCTGGTGTGCTTTGCCGCGCTGGCGGCGTTCCTGTCCATATCCGACGGCAGCTCCCTGGTGCGCATCCTGCTCAATGCCTACGCGGCGATCGGCATGCTGGCGCCGCCGGTGTTCTTGGGATTCCTGTGGCGGCGCGCGACGGCATACGGCGTGCTGGCCGGGCTGGTGGCGGGTTTCGTCGCCTTGCTGGCGCCGTTCGCGTCCAGCTATTGGTCCCGCGCCGTGCCCGAATGGGAGCCGGGATTGATCGCCATGGCCATCAATGCGCTGGTCCTGATAGCCGTGAGTCTTCTGACGCCGATGCCGCGACCGTCCGCGGTGGCCATCGGCATTCATTCAACGTCGCCCCGAGTCCGCGCCGGAAATCAAACAACCTGACCCGGTAAAGCCCTCGGGATGCGTTCGCCTCCCGAAGCATGAATACGCCGTTGCTCCTGTTGTCCGGGCAGCCATTGCCTGGTGGGGGCGGCTGCGTCCCTGAAAACCTAGTGCTAGAGAGATTTCCATGATTTGTGCTCGAGAATTTTCCATGAAGAACATTGGCTTGTTCCTGCTGTTCCTCGTCTGTGCCAGGCAGGCTGCCGCCGACGAAAACAACGTCCAGCTTTACGGGATGGTGAATTCAGGAATGACATACATCAGCAATGGCGCGGGCGGCAGTTCGGTCCGGACCGACGGCTGCGGTCCGCAGGGCTGCAACCGCTGGGGGCTGCGGGGCAGGGAAAGTCTGGGCGATGGCCTGTCCAGTCTGTTCGTGCTGGAAAGCGGTTTCAATCTTCAGAATGGCAAGTCCGGCCAGGGCGGCCTGATGTTCGGCCGGCAGGCCTATGTCGGCCTTGCCAATCAGCGCTATGGCACGCTGACGCTGGGGCGGCAGTACGATTCGTTGTCGGATACGGTCGGCATGTTCCCGTCGAGCAACAATTTCGCGACGGGCTATGGATCGCATTTCGGCGATCTGAACAATCTGAATCAATCCATCCGCATCAATGACGCCGTCAAATACGTGAGTCCGGAGTTCGGCGGCCTGCGCATGCATGGCATGTACAGCTTCGGCGGGCAGTTCGGCAACTACGCGGCCAATCGCTCCTGGGCGCTGGCAACGGCCTATACGAGCGGACCGCTCTCCATGGCGATCGGTTACCTGGATATTCATCCGCCGGCGACGCGCGCCAATGGCACGGGCGGCGTGTATGAGTCCAACGGCAACTACGTCGGCTCCCTGGGGCAGTATGTCGGCCTGCAGGATGCCGATGCGATGAAGGTGATCGGGGCGGGAGCGTCCTACACGGTGGGGGCGGCGACCATCGGATTCACCTATGCCCACACCCTGCTGCGCAACAGCCGCTATTTCGTGGTGAATGGTTTTCCCGGAGCCGGCAGCGGCGGCGACTTCACGATGGACAGCTACGAGTTGATGACGAGTTATCGGCTGAATTCCGCGCTGTCTGTCGGCGCGGCCTACATTTACAACATCGGCAAGGCGGACTATCAAGGCCTGCGGCCCAAGTTTCATCAGATCAACCTGGGCGCCAGCTACTCGCTGTCGAAAAGAACGGAGTTGTATGGCGTGTTTATCTTCCAGAAGGCGGCGGGCGATGGCATCGCGCCGCTGCGCGGCGCCGCCGGCGCCGTGATCGGGCGCGCCGCGCAAGCCGAAATCGCGGGGGTGGGCATGAGTTCGGACTCCAGTCGGCAGACGCTGATGACGATGGGCATCACCCATCGCTTCTGATGCCCCCGTCCCTGGCTCGGAGGCGATCGCTACGGTTCCCATCCTCGCGCTTCTTACGGTAAAGTTCAGCGCACAGGACAGGACGCGGCGCGTTGCGAGCCAGGCGTCCGGACGCGGGATTCGGGGGGAAACGGATGGTCTGGGCATGACGGAACGACTGATGGCCGCCAGCATCGCGGCGCTGATGTCGGTGGCGTTTTCCGCGCTGTTGGCCGGCTGCGCCGGCAGTCCGCCGCCTGACGGCAAGGGTCCCCGCAGCGAAAGCATGTCGGCGGACCAGTTCGGCCAGACCGATTTCAATCGCACGGTCACGCTCGAGGTCCGCGACAACCTCGCCAGCCTCTACGTCCTGCTGGACAAGCTCTACCGCCGCAATCCCCGCGAATGGCGCAAGACCGACGCCGCCGACCAGCCCGCCGCCGTGGCGCGGGTCAAGCGCGCCATCGAGGAGCGCCGCCCGCCGCCCGGCCTGTCCGGCCTGCGCGACATCCAGATCCTGGCCGTCTCGCTGGACCCCAACTATTCGGGCGACCGTGTCGCCGCCTTCATCTACGGCCTGGCCGACACCATCATCGCCGCCCACAACGGCAAGACCCGGCTGTACGTGTCCGACGCGCTGGACGGCCAGCGGGTCTACAATGCCGCTCGGAACGTCGAGGCCGCCGCCTGGCTGCTGGCGTCGCGCCATAACAGCCAGGGCGAGCCCTTGCTGCTGGCCAACGAGATGTCGCAGAACGCCACGAATCTCAGCTTCGAGCGCGAGTTCGGCGCCATCATCGGCCGGCTGGACCTGATCGCCAACCTGCTGGGCGAAAACTCCAGGCGCATCGGGATCAACTACGCGCAGGGCTTGCTGCTGTTCAATTTCCTGCCGGTGCGGTAGGGCGCGGCGCGCAGTCCTCTCGATGCCGTCCGCGTTCCACAGGACAACCGCCACGCAGGCGCCCACAGGACCGTTCACCGTGATTGACATCGCCTCCATCCAGACCGCCCGCGAGAACCTGCGCGGCCAGGTGCTCAAGACCCCGTTCACGCTGTCGCGCACGCTGTCCGACATCTTCGGGGCCGAGATCTGGCTGAAATTCGAGAACCTGCAGTTCACCGCCAGCTTCAAGGAGCGCGGCGCGCTCAACCGCATGCTGACGCTGTCCGAGGCCGAGCGCGCCAAGGGCGTGATCGCCGTGTCCGCCGGCAACCACGCGCAGGGCGTGGCCTACCATGCGCAGCGCATGGGCGTGCCGGCGGTGATCGTCATGCCGCGCTTCACGCCCACCGTCAAGGTCGCCAACACGCGCCGCTTCGGCGCCGAGGTGGTGCTGGCCGGCGACACCTTCGACGATGCCAAGGCGCGCGGCTACGAGCTGGCGCAGGAGCGCGGGCTGATCATGATCCACCCCTACGACGACGAGGCCGTCATCGCGGGGCAGGGCACGGTGGGACTGGAGATGCTGGAAGACCAGCCGCAGCTGGACACGCTGGTCGTGGCCATCGGCGGCGGCGGCCTGATCTCGGGCATCGCCACCGCGGCCAAGGCGCTCAAGCCCGGCATCGAGATCGTGGGCGTGCAGACCGAGCGCTTCCCGTCCATGTACGCCGCGCTCAAGGGCGTGACCATGCCGCAGGGGCCGTACACCATCGCCGAGGGCATCGCCGTGAAATCGCCCGGCGATATCACGCGCGAGGTTGCCGGCCGGCTGGTCGACCGCATCGAGCTGGTCAGCGAGAGCGATATCGAGCACGCCATCGTGGTGCTGCTGGAGATCGAGAAATCCGTGGTCGAAGGCGCCGGCGCGGCCGGCCTGGCCGCGCTGCTGCGCGCCCAGGAAGAGGGCAGCGATCGCTACAGGGGCAAGCGCATCGGCCTGGTGCTCACCGGCGGCAACATCGACCCGCTGATGCTGGGCGAGCTGATCGAGCGCGGCATGGTGCGCGCCGGCCGGCTGGCGCGCATCCGCGTCGACCTGCGCGACCTGCCGGGCGCGCTGGCGCATGCCACCAAGCTCATCGCCGACGCCCAGGCCAACATCACCGAGGTCCACCACCAGCGCGCCTTCACCTCGCTGCCGGTGCGCAACGTGGAAGTGGACTTCGTGCTGCAGACCCGGGGCCACGATCACATCCAGGAAGTGATCGAGGTGCTCAACAACGCAGGCTTCGCCGCCAGCAACCACGACCACTGAAGCCGGCCGAGCCGTCTTATTTGTACGTCAGGGTCACGGTCGCCAGGCCATTGGCCTGGCCCGCCGTCACCGTGCCGGTGGTCTGGATGTAGCGCGCGGTGAAGGACACGACATAGCCCGTAGACTGCGACGGCCCCACGTCGACCGCCTGGCCGAACACGACCGGGTTGTTGAGCGCATTGCGCACCTGTATGCCCACGCCACCCGCGATCGGACCCGGCCCGGCGGTGGCCAGGCGCAATGTTCCGGGCTGGCCCGACGGGTCGGCGGTCGCGTCCATTGTCATCATGACCGTGTTGCCCTGCCCCGCCGGCAGCGAATTGCAGTTGAGACGGATCGAGAAAGCGCTGGGCGCCGTGGTGGAGCCCACGCCTCCGAACGCATTGCGGTAGACCGATCCGAGCGGCACGGTGATGTTCTGCGAGCCGGCATCGACGCTGCAGGTGGGGGTGAGGATGCTGCCGCCGGCCACCACGACGCGGAAGTACTGATCGAAAGGGTTGCCGGAGACATTGACCCGGCCGTATTCCCCTGGCGTCAGCTGGCCGTTGCCGACGATGGAGGCGGTCTTCACCAGTTCGAACTGAATCTGGCTCCAGCCTATATACACGGAGACTGCGGAGGAGTAGAAGACGCCGGTGCCGGTCGGCCAGGTGTTCGCGTTGCTGCCCAGCGTGCTGATCCGAAACCCGATGCCCTGGATGTTGGTGCTGTAGACTTTGTTCAGTCCCGCCACGGCCGTTCCCTGGTTGACATCCAGGGCGATGTAGAAACCGCCGTAGCCGTTGGCCGCGCATTGGCCGATCCAGATCAGACCGCCGGTGTTGGGGATTGTGACGGTCTGGCTTCCCACGGTGGCGCCGATGGCGGCAGCCTGGGCGACCCGCACCAAGCCGGGATTGATGACGATGTCGCCGAGATTCATGCGCGACGAGTAGGAGCAGACGGCCCAGGCCTGCCCGGCGCAGAGCAGGCTCGCCGCGATCAACAGACCGCGCAGCAAGAGCGTGTGTAGCCATTTCATTCGAAAACTCCGTTTTCAGCCACGAGAACCTGGCCAGAGCAGGGCGACGTGGGCGCGGCCTCAAGGCGCAAGCATTCCGGCATGCAGGGATGGACGCGCGGCATCATGAGCAGTTGCCTTCGTACTGGCGGATCGGCAAGGGTTTTTCCTCGCGGGGCAGCGCGTACTTGACCTCGCATTGCGCGGCCGCGTCCTGGCCCCAGATCACCTTCAGCGTGCCGGCCTCGGGCGCGCCGCTCACATAGGCCTGGCCCTCCGGGCCGACGATGCCGACTTCCTGGCCCGCTTCGTTCTCGATGCGCGAGCCGAAGGGCAGCGCTCGTCCGTCACGCCCCTTGAGCGTCAGCATCAGGCGGTAGCCCACGGACGTCTCGAACGGCGCCAGCACCACCGCGCCGCGCGTGGGCACCACGTCGCGGGCCGCGTATTTCACGTCCACCGAGTCGTCCAGGTCCTGGGTGACCAGCGCCAACCGGTTGCTGCGGTATGGGGTGACGTTCGGAACCACCGCATTGCCCGCGCCGTCCGTGCTGACGCCGGCCTGGGACTCGACGCCCACGCCCGAGGCCTTGGGCGCGCGCACCAGCGCGATGGTTTCTCCCAACGGCTGGGACAGGGTCACGCCGTCGCCGTGGGCGACGACGCCGCCGGATAATCCCAGGTTGGTCTGGCCGTAGCCCGAGCCCTGGCTGCGGCCCAGCGTCACATTGCCGTAGCGACCCTTGTAATTGAGGTTGGCGCTGCCGCTGCTGCTGTCCTGGTTCGACTGGTTCGCGGTGATGCCGTAGGTCAGGCGGTAGTCGTCCATCGCGCTGCCGAACAGGCTGGCCTGCTGGGCCACGCGGCCGTTGCTGTCGTGAGACGCTGAGTACATGGCCGTCGCGCCGGTCTTGCCCAGCGGGATCGACAGCGTCAGCATGACCTGCCGGTTCGATGGGCCATATTGGTTCGAATATTGGTTGTAGAACAGGTTGTAGTTGACCTGGCCATAGCTGCCGGAATAGCCGAGCTGGACGAGCTTGTCCGTGTGCGAGCTGTTCCAATAGCTTTGCTGACGCGCCGACACGTACACGGATCCCCAGTTTCCCAGCGGCTGCGAGACGTCGAGGCGGATCTCGTTGCGACGATTGGCGAAGGGCAGGCCGTATTCCTGCGCATAGCGCATCTGCACCGATTCAGGGAACGTGCGATAGCCGCTGGTCGAATAGCGGTAGCCGGCCATGCGGAAGTTGGTGCCGGTCTGTTCCAGCGATTTGGCGTACAGGAAGCGCAGCGACTGGCCGGACAGCGTGCCGCCCTGGTCCTGCTGCGTGCGGGCCTGGGTCAGATCCAGCGACACCGCGCCCAGGCTGCGCATGTTCTTGCCCGCGCCCGCCAGCAGCGATTGGTAATTCTGCGCCAGCGTCGTGCCGCCATAGAGCGTGAAATCCATCGGCATGCCGCGGGCCGCCGTGGCCTGCAGGAAGTAAGGCCGGCGGATGTCGCCCTGGTTGTAGACGTAGCCGTTGCGATACTGCCCGACCGTGGCGCTGTAGCGCCAGGCGCCGTCGCGCAGCAGCGTGGGCACGGCGGCATAGGCTTGCACGAAATGCGTCTCGCGGCCATCGGCCTCGGTGACGGTCACGTCCAGGTCGCCGCCGGCCGAGGTGGGATACAGGTCGTCCAGCGCGAAGGGGCCGGGCGGCACATAGGTGCTGTAGATGATGTAGCCGTTCTGGCGCACGGTGACGCGCGCATTGGTCTGGGCCACGCCGCGTATGGTCGGCGCATAGCCGTTCAGGCTGTCGGGCAGCATGGAATCGTCCGAGGCGATCTGCACGCCCCGGAATTGCACGCTGTCGAACAGCTCGCCCGGCGTGCTGCCGTCGCCCAGCAGCAATTGGCCCCGGATCGAGCGCAGATCGCGCTGCGCATAGGTCTGCACCGCCTGCCAGCGGCCCTGGCCATACTGGTCGCGGTTGTAGGTCGAGTAGTTGCGGAAGCGCCAATCGCCAAGATTGAAGCCGCCGCGCAGGCCGGCGAACACGGCGTTGTTCCTGGCGGCCCTGCCCGGCTGCGGACCATAGGGGCCGTTGATGGTCGGGCCCGGACCGGCGCTCGGACGCGTGCCGTCGTACTGCGTAAGGTTGAATTGGTAATCCAGCATGGCGGCATTGATGCCTCGGTCCCATTTGGATGGGTCGATCGCGCCGCGCGCCGTGCGCTTGAGCGCCGCCTGCGGAATGCTCAGCGACAGTTGCTGGCGGCCCGCGTCATACGTATACGAGGCATCGGGCAGGCTGGTCGCCAGATCCACGCAGCTTTCCGGCGGCAGCGTCGCCAGGCCGCCGATGGCGGCCGCGTTCACTCCCCACGATTCCAGCATGCTCCGGGTCAGGCAGGGTTGCGCGTCGCGCTTGCCCGGCGCTTCCTCGAAGCGCAGCTGGGACTGGCCCAGCGCATTGCCGTCGCGCACCACGTCGACCATGTATGAGCCCGGCAGTACCTGGTTGCCGAACTTGAACACGGACAGGTCCGCGTTGGGCTGATCGCCGCCGATGCCCAGGAAGCCTTCGTTGAAGATGCTGGCCGCCGGCTGCGCGGTCCTGCCAGCCTGCGGCGCCAGCGCCAGGGCGAGCGCCAGCAAGGCGTAGTTGCGAATCGGCGCGGAGCATGGAGCGGAAGTCACGGCGTACCCTCGATGTATCAGGGTTTCCCCGCGCTGTCGGGCACGGGTTCGGGCTTGAGCGGCACGGGCTCGCTGGCCGCGGGCACGTTCACCATTTCCACGGGGGTTTCTCCGCCGTAGTCGTTGATCGTGGTGTAGGTCACCGTGATCGCCTGGGGCGTCTTGATCGCCTTCAGCGGATAGCTCTGCTCCGCCATGGGCGGCAGCATTTCCGTGCGGATCTCCTGCTGATTCTTGTTGATTCGGAAGCCCGTGAACGTCACGTGATAAGGCGTGGGATTGACC
The Achromobacter sp. AONIH1 DNA segment above includes these coding regions:
- a CDS encoding DUF3311 domain-containing protein; its protein translation is MTNSTSTAGHAPRHWYRWLLVTPFIWQAALAPLVNDIGYQPLGLPFPMAWQMAGIVYASLVIGLVFHLDQRAGLGDEEAGLLAATAGQERGHS
- a CDS encoding sodium:solute symporter, coding for MTLAIVCAILLATLAGALGYGRRARGENTLTEWAVGGRSLGTLIFWFMNAGEVYTTFAVLGISGYAWALGAPAYLAFCSVSLSYAVGYWLMPRIWRAGRQEGFVTQADYFAARYEAPWLGVLTGVIGIASLVIYVQIQLISLGLIVRLTLGSDLSTVAATLIAAALMIAFVFIAGLRSAAFAAGVKDVLMIVVVVVLSATVAGKVGAASLLDIFHMADQAYPGIGAFPGKDPASPTTSVWLMTSAVNIALGNWVFPHLFQMCYSAQSATAIRRNAVWQPLYSLAYFFIILLGFAALLAGVQPPDNNLNAALLQFVATSYPAWVIGLVAGTGFLLALVPGSLLLLSAGTIFTRNIAQPICGALSEAASLRLSRAALVCFAALAAFLSISDGSSLVRILLNAYAAIGMLAPPVFLGFLWRRATAYGVLAGLVAGFVALLAPFASSYWSRAVPEWEPGLIAMAINALVLIAVSLLTPMPRPSAVAIGIHSTSPRVRAGNQTT
- a CDS encoding porin, which gives rise to MKNIGLFLLFLVCARQAAADENNVQLYGMVNSGMTYISNGAGGSSVRTDGCGPQGCNRWGLRGRESLGDGLSSLFVLESGFNLQNGKSGQGGLMFGRQAYVGLANQRYGTLTLGRQYDSLSDTVGMFPSSNNFATGYGSHFGDLNNLNQSIRINDAVKYVSPEFGGLRMHGMYSFGGQFGNYAANRSWALATAYTSGPLSMAIGYLDIHPPATRANGTGGVYESNGNYVGSLGQYVGLQDADAMKVIGAGASYTVGAATIGFTYAHTLLRNSRYFVVNGFPGAGSGGDFTMDSYELMTSYRLNSALSVGAAYIYNIGKADYQGLRPKFHQINLGASYSLSKRTELYGVFIFQKAAGDGIAPLRGAAGAVIGRAAQAEIAGVGMSSDSSRQTLMTMGITHRF
- a CDS encoding threonine ammonia-lyase, which produces MIDIASIQTARENLRGQVLKTPFTLSRTLSDIFGAEIWLKFENLQFTASFKERGALNRMLTLSEAERAKGVIAVSAGNHAQGVAYHAQRMGVPAVIVMPRFTPTVKVANTRRFGAEVVLAGDTFDDAKARGYELAQERGLIMIHPYDDEAVIAGQGTVGLEMLEDQPQLDTLVVAIGGGGLISGIATAAKALKPGIEIVGVQTERFPSMYAALKGVTMPQGPYTIAEGIAVKSPGDITREVAGRLVDRIELVSESDIEHAIVVLLEIEKSVVEGAGAAGLAALLRAQEEGSDRYRGKRIGLVLTGGNIDPLMLGELIERGMVRAGRLARIRVDLRDLPGALAHATKLIADAQANITEVHHQRAFTSLPVRNVEVDFVLQTRGHDHIQEVIEVLNNAGFAASNHDH
- a CDS encoding fimbrial protein; protein product: MKWLHTLLLRGLLIAASLLCAGQAWAVCSYSSRMNLGDIVINPGLVRVAQAAAIGATVGSQTVTIPNTGGLIWIGQCAANGYGGFYIALDVNQGTAVAGLNKVYSTNIQGIGFRISTLGSNANTWPTGTGVFYSSAVSVYIGWSQIQFELVKTASIVGNGQLTPGEYGRVNVSGNPFDQYFRVVVAGGSILTPTCSVDAGSQNITVPLGSVYRNAFGGVGSTTAPSAFSIRLNCNSLPAGQGNTVMMTMDATADPSGQPGTLRLATAGPGPIAGGVGIQVRNALNNPVVFGQAVDVGPSQSTGYVVSFTARYIQTTGTVTAGQANGLATVTLTYK
- a CDS encoding fimbria/pilus outer membrane usher protein produces the protein MTSAPCSAPIRNYALLALALALAPQAGRTAQPAASIFNEGFLGIGGDQPNADLSVFKFGNQVLPGSYMVDVVRDGNALGQSQLRFEEAPGKRDAQPCLTRSMLESWGVNAAAIGGLATLPPESCVDLATSLPDASYTYDAGRQQLSLSIPQAALKRTARGAIDPSKWDRGINAAMLDYQFNLTQYDGTRPSAGPGPTINGPYGPQPGRAARNNAVFAGLRGGFNLGDWRFRNYSTYNRDQYGQGRWQAVQTYAQRDLRSIRGQLLLGDGSTPGELFDSVQFRGVQIASDDSMLPDSLNGYAPTIRGVAQTNARVTVRQNGYIIYSTYVPPGPFALDDLYPTSAGGDLDVTVTEADGRETHFVQAYAAVPTLLRDGAWRYSATVGQYRNGYVYNQGDIRRPYFLQATAARGMPMDFTLYGGTTLAQNYQSLLAGAGKNMRSLGAVSLDLTQARTQQDQGGTLSGQSLRFLYAKSLEQTGTNFRMAGYRYSTSGYRTFPESVQMRYAQEYGLPFANRRNEIRLDVSQPLGNWGSVYVSARQQSYWNSSHTDKLVQLGYSGSYGQVNYNLFYNQYSNQYGPSNRQVMLTLSIPLGKTGATAMYSASHDSNGRVAQQASLFGSAMDDYRLTYGITANQSNQDSSSGSANLNYKGRYGNVTLGRSQGSGYGQTNLGLSGGVVAHGDGVTLSQPLGETIALVRAPKASGVGVESQAGVSTDGAGNAVVPNVTPYRSNRLALVTQDLDDSVDVKYAARDVVPTRGAVVLAPFETSVGYRLMLTLKGRDGRALPFGSRIENEAGQEVGIVGPEGQAYVSGAPEAGTLKVIWGQDAAAQCEVKYALPREEKPLPIRQYEGNCS